A window of the Branchiostoma lanceolatum isolate klBraLanc5 chromosome 13, klBraLanc5.hap2, whole genome shotgun sequence genome harbors these coding sequences:
- the LOC136447823 gene encoding uncharacterized protein isoform X1, which translates to MGASQSALGQTIQDAIQNSDLLEASLVFESIASGDQPKQTPETAGDGASVANGSVSKEQLLKLQFPLPTEWTSLLQNKLTHVIVAADKSGSMSGNPWRQVQQALLYMIGDVASVNPSVALDVVIYNNEASLLQYAGSYQEAVNRVKADGMTSFAAAFSCIKECLKTEIQGTPVSKTVVVFMTDGADTCNRGDHINRSIKSWKEALARLGHEAIVHVVGFSAQHDYNFLGRLRNTGTTAGLFRYTEPSDGTEALKAKLQELFDFVALSAGGEVEMLMKLEGEDRFYTPDGSKQTVTIKGEVVVEEQEEGITEGAAAASSVEGQKRLLVQADTWVIMADPVTLPQVSITLRMQVAGQDLELPCLVKEMSRELVKEPADKVLWALRVLERNADSLSVRLSKAITSGGDGGVFDQLEKRLTRLQERVTNVQVYGHKGMNKELRRALLEHLKELQGKIDRMHSLVADFRRAQGSSVSLLAKANDLRFSTQFTKSRRQRIMDKRVSKNVSAVQEAAAQLSMLRVDQSETANLSQNALDFFHCVLSQCNVRELLEDPDDNSDVLGFGLAIRRSEHALDEPTLLYIHGVSGSLVSRTSILEALEHKIQLSGHLSAHGGFTFDPDAELGVATVGQAREPVNSWLPLYVTKSHWDRVKLLMAPSLGYLCTLDPLGFDPKQQDVLLMVLGNMISRLDPDTTGQHQLRLLFAFHRTCAAMVADFNMVEAVEERVRNFCSSIQGRTKDVLVNLYTLIGSVVCLPRETLKDIFGENGEKLGSFWVSFVAEAYRRAAGKMYKDKSDNVVDGLVDLLLHGEGQGVIQGGASQTEAPLSDPSEALLAKCRQVASCGSTQAIKVDAPVFDPAAGVTAPEVKVKTSRKVDRAMEIWAKDKLGCPLSKKDDVTAAKKVVTRWLDFGPQSVGAQMEGEKEAKKDNYNPELVTQSMLNTVAQLLYKLQGRLTPQLAALPSCIAFVNHWVSSQYCFSEVDRNSGLAPETWISGVKEAIKSMYSTLAEDEGTEPEDMSLGTNVDEGEDDDYEDDDDDTGGKAQKRKTRMSTKKRVRFHLPSLLGLVAPGNDPALLSRAMVCQVLCYCSNSKARQAAKTGLILDLGQLDAAASPAVLTLQQLHRSLLQRREHVLQAMIERSIKQRANYCMVEASTVWAFIGYLMNTHKERDDGFIDLIKMLTSPDRQQPIPLVAEKVRILVTGQYEGKAVLSYGNVWLPERKYSQALAKVVGEEAWGEIEVEVRSNVSVHVYRESDIPNRHGHCNSNPYIPNELRKRLGMPLRTLQTTRKGKKRR; encoded by the exons ATGGGTGCATCTCAGAGCGCCCTAGGTCAGACCATACAAGATGCCATACAGAACTCAGATCTGTTGGAGGCCAGTCTTGTCTTTGAGAGTATTGCATCTGGAGACCAACCTAAACAGACACCTGAAACAG CAGGGGATGGAGCATCAGTGGCCAATGGGTCTGTGAGCAAAGAGCAGCTGCTGAAGTTGCAGTTCCCCCTGCCAACAGAATGGACCAGTCTGCTTCAGAACAAGCTGACTCACGTCATCGTGGCTGCAGACAAGAGTGGATCCATGTCTGGTAACCCGTGGCGACAG GTACAGCAGGCCCTACTGTACATGATAGGAGATGTGGCCAGTGTCAACCCCAGTGTGGCACTGGATGTGGTCATCTACAACAACGAGGCTAGCCTACTGCAGTATGCAGG ATCCTACCAGGAAGCAGTGAACCGTGTGAAGGCTGACGGGATGACAAGTTTTGCAGCAGCGTTCAGTTGTATCAAGGAGTGTCTGAAGACTGAAATACAAG GTACACCAGTATCCAAGACAGTCGTGGTGTTCATGACTGACGGGGCTGACACCTGTAACCGTGGAGATCACATCAATCGCTCCATCAAGAGCTGGAAGGAGGCCCTGGCTAGACTTGGCCATGAG GCGATAGTTCACGTTGTTGGCTTCAGCGCCCAGCACGACTACAACTTCCTTGGCCGTCTGCGGAACACGGGGACTACTGCGGGACTATTCCGCTACACGGAGCCCAGTGACGGGACAGAGGCCCTCAAGGCCAAGCTGCAGGAACTCTTTGACTTTGTGGCTCTGAG TGCTGGTGGGGAGGTTGAGATGCTGATGAAACTGGAAGGAGAAGACAGATTCTATACACCAGATGGCAGCAAGCAGACTGTCACCATCAAGGGGGAAGTAGTAGTGGAGGAGCAAGAGGAGGGAATAACAGAGGGGGCAGCAGCTGCAAGCAGTGTGGAGG GTCAAAAGAGGCTCCTGGTCCAGGCAGATACGTGGGTGATTATGGCTGACCCTGTGACCTTGCCACAAGTGTCCATCACCTTGAGGATGCAGGTGGCTGGACAGGACCTGGAGCTGCCCTGTCTAGTCAAGGAGATGTCACGGGAGCTCGTCAAGGAGCCAGCTGACAAG GTTTTGTGGGCCCTGCGAGTTCTGGAGAGAAATGCAGATTCTCTCAGTGTCAGACTGTCCAAGGCTATCACCAGTGGTGGAGATG GAGGCGTGTTTGACCAACTAGAGAAACGTCTGACTAGACTACAGGAGAGAGTGACCAATGTCCAGGTGTATGGGCACAAGGGAATGAACAAGGAACTCAGGAGAGCCCTCTTGGAACATCTGAAGGAATTGCAGGGCAAG ATCGACCGTATGCACAGTCTGGTGGCAGACTTCAGGAGAGCCCAGGGGTCGTCTGTGTCACTGCTGGCAAAGGCCAACGACCTCCGTTTCTCCACACAA ttcaccaagTCCCGGCGCCAGCGCATCATGGACAAACGTGTCAGCAAGAACGTGTCAGCTGTACAGGAGGCAGCAGCACAACTGAGCATGCTCAGAGTGGACCAATCAGAGACAGCCAACCTATCCCAGAATGCACTGGACTTCTTCCACTGTGTGCTGTCACAG TGCAATGTGAGGGAACTGTTGGAGGATCCTGATGACAACTCAGATGTCCTTGGGTTTGGGCTGGCCATCAGAAGGTCCGAACATGCTCTGGATGAGCCAACACTA CTTTACATACATGGTGTGAGTGGCTCCCTGGTCAGCAGGACTTCTATACTGGAAGCTCTGGAGCACAAGATACAACTGAGCGGGCACCTTAGTGCACACGGGGGCTTCACCTTCGACCCGGATGCTGAGCTAGGGGTGGCCACCGTCGGACAGGCGAGGGAGCCAGTCAACTCATGGCTGCCACTCTACGTCACCAAGTCTCACTGGGATAGGGTAAAG TTGCTGATGGCACCATCCCTGGGGTACCTCTGCACCCTGGATCCACTTGGCTTTGACCCCAAGCAGCAGGACGTCCTGTTGATGGTGCTGGGCAACATGATCAGCCGGCTAGATCCGGACACAACCGGTCAGCACCAGCTCAGGCTGCTGTTTGCCTTCCACAGGACATGTGCAG CAATGGTGGCAGACTTCAACATGGTGGAGGCTGTTGAGGAGAGGGTTCGGAACTTCTGCAGCTCCATACAAGGTCGCACCAAGGACGTACTGGTCAACCTCTATACCCTGATTGGCTCGGTTGTTTGTCTGCCAAGGGAAACACTGAAGGATATCTTTG GAGAAAATGGCGAGAAGCTTGGCAGTTTCTGGGTGTCGTTCGTTGCGGAGGCATACCGCAGGGCAGCAGGAAAGATGTACAAGGACAAGTCCGATAACGTGGTGGATGGACTAGTTGACCTGCTACTACACGGGGAGGGGCAGG GTGTGATTCAGGGCGGAGCCTCCCAGACTGAAGCTCCCCTCTCAGACCCTTCAGAAGCCCTCCTCGCCAAGTGTCGCCAGGTGGCCAGCTGTGGCAGCACTCAGGCCATCAAGGTCGATGCACCCGTGTTCGACCCTGCTGCAGGGGTCACTGCCcctgaggtcaaggtcaagaccAGCAGGAAGGTGGACAGAGCCATGGAGATCTGGGCGAAGGACAAGCTGGGATGTCCTCTG AGTAAGAAGGATGACGTGACTGCTGCTAAGAAGGTTGTGACACGCTGGCTAGACTTCGGGCCCCAAAGTGTTGGTGCTCAGATGGAGGGAGAGAAGGAAGCAAAGAAGGACAACTACAACCCTGAGCTTGTCACACAATCCATGCTGAACACAGTGGCACAG CTTCTCTACAAGCTGCAGGGAAGACTGACCCCACAGCTTGCAGCTCTCCCCAGCTGCATTGCCTTCGTCAACCACTGGGTGTCCTCGCAGTACTGCTTCAGTGAGGTGGACAGGAACAGTGGGCTTGCCCCGGAGACATGGATCTCGGGGGTGAAGGAGGCCATCAAGTCAATGTACAGCACTCTGGCAGAAG ATGAGGGAACTGAGCCAGAGGACATGTCATTGGGTACCAATGTGGATGAAGGGGAGGATGATGActatgaagatgatgatgatgacacagGTGGGAAGGCCCAGAAGAGGAAGACCAGAATG AGCACGAAGAAAAGGGTGCGGTTCCACCTGCCATCCCTGCTAGGACTGGTTGCCCCTGGTAACGACCCCGCCCTGCTGTCCCGTGCGATGGTGTGCCAGGTGCTGTGTTACTGCTCCAACAGCAAGGCCAGACAGGCAGCtaagactggactcattctggATCTGGGACAGCTAG ATGCCGCAGCAAGCCCAGCTGTGCTAACCCTGCAGCAGCTCCACCGCAGCCTGCTGCAGCGCAGGGAACACGTGCTGCAGGCCATGATCGAACGCTCCATCAAGCAGAGAGCAAACTACTGCATGGTGGAGGCCAGCACTGTCTGGGCTTTTattg GTTACCTAATGAACACTCACAAGGAGAGAGATGACGGGTTCATTGACCTCATCAAGATGTTGACGTCACCTGACCGGCAGCAGCCCATCCCATTGGTTGCTGAGAAGGTTCGGATCCTGGTGACCGGGCAGTACGAGGGGAAAGCGGTTCTATCCTACGGGAATGTCTGGCTACCTGAGAGGAAGTACAGCCAGGCATTGGCTAAGGTTGTAGGGGAAGAG GCCTGGGGAGAGATTGAGGTGGAGGTGCGATCTAACGTGTCTGTCCACGTGTACAGGGAAAGCGACATCCCCAATCGCCATGGACACTGCAACTCCAACCCTTACATCCCCAACGAACTACGTAAAAGGCTGGGAATGCCGCTACGGACACTACAAACTACCAGGaagggaaagaaaaggagatAG
- the LOC136447823 gene encoding uncharacterized protein isoform X2: protein MGASQSALGQTIQDAIQNSDLLEASLVFESIASGDQPKQTPETGDGASVANGSVSKEQLLKLQFPLPTEWTSLLQNKLTHVIVAADKSGSMSGNPWRQVQQALLYMIGDVASVNPSVALDVVIYNNEASLLQYAGSYQEAVNRVKADGMTSFAAAFSCIKECLKTEIQGTPVSKTVVVFMTDGADTCNRGDHINRSIKSWKEALARLGHEAIVHVVGFSAQHDYNFLGRLRNTGTTAGLFRYTEPSDGTEALKAKLQELFDFVALSAGGEVEMLMKLEGEDRFYTPDGSKQTVTIKGEVVVEEQEEGITEGAAAASSVEGQKRLLVQADTWVIMADPVTLPQVSITLRMQVAGQDLELPCLVKEMSRELVKEPADKVLWALRVLERNADSLSVRLSKAITSGGDGGVFDQLEKRLTRLQERVTNVQVYGHKGMNKELRRALLEHLKELQGKIDRMHSLVADFRRAQGSSVSLLAKANDLRFSTQFTKSRRQRIMDKRVSKNVSAVQEAAAQLSMLRVDQSETANLSQNALDFFHCVLSQCNVRELLEDPDDNSDVLGFGLAIRRSEHALDEPTLLYIHGVSGSLVSRTSILEALEHKIQLSGHLSAHGGFTFDPDAELGVATVGQAREPVNSWLPLYVTKSHWDRVKLLMAPSLGYLCTLDPLGFDPKQQDVLLMVLGNMISRLDPDTTGQHQLRLLFAFHRTCAAMVADFNMVEAVEERVRNFCSSIQGRTKDVLVNLYTLIGSVVCLPRETLKDIFGENGEKLGSFWVSFVAEAYRRAAGKMYKDKSDNVVDGLVDLLLHGEGQGVIQGGASQTEAPLSDPSEALLAKCRQVASCGSTQAIKVDAPVFDPAAGVTAPEVKVKTSRKVDRAMEIWAKDKLGCPLSKKDDVTAAKKVVTRWLDFGPQSVGAQMEGEKEAKKDNYNPELVTQSMLNTVAQLLYKLQGRLTPQLAALPSCIAFVNHWVSSQYCFSEVDRNSGLAPETWISGVKEAIKSMYSTLAEDEGTEPEDMSLGTNVDEGEDDDYEDDDDDTGGKAQKRKTRMSTKKRVRFHLPSLLGLVAPGNDPALLSRAMVCQVLCYCSNSKARQAAKTGLILDLGQLDAAASPAVLTLQQLHRSLLQRREHVLQAMIERSIKQRANYCMVEASTVWAFIGYLMNTHKERDDGFIDLIKMLTSPDRQQPIPLVAEKVRILVTGQYEGKAVLSYGNVWLPERKYSQALAKVVGEEAWGEIEVEVRSNVSVHVYRESDIPNRHGHCNSNPYIPNELRKRLGMPLRTLQTTRKGKKRR from the exons ATGGGTGCATCTCAGAGCGCCCTAGGTCAGACCATACAAGATGCCATACAGAACTCAGATCTGTTGGAGGCCAGTCTTGTCTTTGAGAGTATTGCATCTGGAGACCAACCTAAACAGACACCTGAAACAG GGGATGGAGCATCAGTGGCCAATGGGTCTGTGAGCAAAGAGCAGCTGCTGAAGTTGCAGTTCCCCCTGCCAACAGAATGGACCAGTCTGCTTCAGAACAAGCTGACTCACGTCATCGTGGCTGCAGACAAGAGTGGATCCATGTCTGGTAACCCGTGGCGACAG GTACAGCAGGCCCTACTGTACATGATAGGAGATGTGGCCAGTGTCAACCCCAGTGTGGCACTGGATGTGGTCATCTACAACAACGAGGCTAGCCTACTGCAGTATGCAGG ATCCTACCAGGAAGCAGTGAACCGTGTGAAGGCTGACGGGATGACAAGTTTTGCAGCAGCGTTCAGTTGTATCAAGGAGTGTCTGAAGACTGAAATACAAG GTACACCAGTATCCAAGACAGTCGTGGTGTTCATGACTGACGGGGCTGACACCTGTAACCGTGGAGATCACATCAATCGCTCCATCAAGAGCTGGAAGGAGGCCCTGGCTAGACTTGGCCATGAG GCGATAGTTCACGTTGTTGGCTTCAGCGCCCAGCACGACTACAACTTCCTTGGCCGTCTGCGGAACACGGGGACTACTGCGGGACTATTCCGCTACACGGAGCCCAGTGACGGGACAGAGGCCCTCAAGGCCAAGCTGCAGGAACTCTTTGACTTTGTGGCTCTGAG TGCTGGTGGGGAGGTTGAGATGCTGATGAAACTGGAAGGAGAAGACAGATTCTATACACCAGATGGCAGCAAGCAGACTGTCACCATCAAGGGGGAAGTAGTAGTGGAGGAGCAAGAGGAGGGAATAACAGAGGGGGCAGCAGCTGCAAGCAGTGTGGAGG GTCAAAAGAGGCTCCTGGTCCAGGCAGATACGTGGGTGATTATGGCTGACCCTGTGACCTTGCCACAAGTGTCCATCACCTTGAGGATGCAGGTGGCTGGACAGGACCTGGAGCTGCCCTGTCTAGTCAAGGAGATGTCACGGGAGCTCGTCAAGGAGCCAGCTGACAAG GTTTTGTGGGCCCTGCGAGTTCTGGAGAGAAATGCAGATTCTCTCAGTGTCAGACTGTCCAAGGCTATCACCAGTGGTGGAGATG GAGGCGTGTTTGACCAACTAGAGAAACGTCTGACTAGACTACAGGAGAGAGTGACCAATGTCCAGGTGTATGGGCACAAGGGAATGAACAAGGAACTCAGGAGAGCCCTCTTGGAACATCTGAAGGAATTGCAGGGCAAG ATCGACCGTATGCACAGTCTGGTGGCAGACTTCAGGAGAGCCCAGGGGTCGTCTGTGTCACTGCTGGCAAAGGCCAACGACCTCCGTTTCTCCACACAA ttcaccaagTCCCGGCGCCAGCGCATCATGGACAAACGTGTCAGCAAGAACGTGTCAGCTGTACAGGAGGCAGCAGCACAACTGAGCATGCTCAGAGTGGACCAATCAGAGACAGCCAACCTATCCCAGAATGCACTGGACTTCTTCCACTGTGTGCTGTCACAG TGCAATGTGAGGGAACTGTTGGAGGATCCTGATGACAACTCAGATGTCCTTGGGTTTGGGCTGGCCATCAGAAGGTCCGAACATGCTCTGGATGAGCCAACACTA CTTTACATACATGGTGTGAGTGGCTCCCTGGTCAGCAGGACTTCTATACTGGAAGCTCTGGAGCACAAGATACAACTGAGCGGGCACCTTAGTGCACACGGGGGCTTCACCTTCGACCCGGATGCTGAGCTAGGGGTGGCCACCGTCGGACAGGCGAGGGAGCCAGTCAACTCATGGCTGCCACTCTACGTCACCAAGTCTCACTGGGATAGGGTAAAG TTGCTGATGGCACCATCCCTGGGGTACCTCTGCACCCTGGATCCACTTGGCTTTGACCCCAAGCAGCAGGACGTCCTGTTGATGGTGCTGGGCAACATGATCAGCCGGCTAGATCCGGACACAACCGGTCAGCACCAGCTCAGGCTGCTGTTTGCCTTCCACAGGACATGTGCAG CAATGGTGGCAGACTTCAACATGGTGGAGGCTGTTGAGGAGAGGGTTCGGAACTTCTGCAGCTCCATACAAGGTCGCACCAAGGACGTACTGGTCAACCTCTATACCCTGATTGGCTCGGTTGTTTGTCTGCCAAGGGAAACACTGAAGGATATCTTTG GAGAAAATGGCGAGAAGCTTGGCAGTTTCTGGGTGTCGTTCGTTGCGGAGGCATACCGCAGGGCAGCAGGAAAGATGTACAAGGACAAGTCCGATAACGTGGTGGATGGACTAGTTGACCTGCTACTACACGGGGAGGGGCAGG GTGTGATTCAGGGCGGAGCCTCCCAGACTGAAGCTCCCCTCTCAGACCCTTCAGAAGCCCTCCTCGCCAAGTGTCGCCAGGTGGCCAGCTGTGGCAGCACTCAGGCCATCAAGGTCGATGCACCCGTGTTCGACCCTGCTGCAGGGGTCACTGCCcctgaggtcaaggtcaagaccAGCAGGAAGGTGGACAGAGCCATGGAGATCTGGGCGAAGGACAAGCTGGGATGTCCTCTG AGTAAGAAGGATGACGTGACTGCTGCTAAGAAGGTTGTGACACGCTGGCTAGACTTCGGGCCCCAAAGTGTTGGTGCTCAGATGGAGGGAGAGAAGGAAGCAAAGAAGGACAACTACAACCCTGAGCTTGTCACACAATCCATGCTGAACACAGTGGCACAG CTTCTCTACAAGCTGCAGGGAAGACTGACCCCACAGCTTGCAGCTCTCCCCAGCTGCATTGCCTTCGTCAACCACTGGGTGTCCTCGCAGTACTGCTTCAGTGAGGTGGACAGGAACAGTGGGCTTGCCCCGGAGACATGGATCTCGGGGGTGAAGGAGGCCATCAAGTCAATGTACAGCACTCTGGCAGAAG ATGAGGGAACTGAGCCAGAGGACATGTCATTGGGTACCAATGTGGATGAAGGGGAGGATGATGActatgaagatgatgatgatgacacagGTGGGAAGGCCCAGAAGAGGAAGACCAGAATG AGCACGAAGAAAAGGGTGCGGTTCCACCTGCCATCCCTGCTAGGACTGGTTGCCCCTGGTAACGACCCCGCCCTGCTGTCCCGTGCGATGGTGTGCCAGGTGCTGTGTTACTGCTCCAACAGCAAGGCCAGACAGGCAGCtaagactggactcattctggATCTGGGACAGCTAG ATGCCGCAGCAAGCCCAGCTGTGCTAACCCTGCAGCAGCTCCACCGCAGCCTGCTGCAGCGCAGGGAACACGTGCTGCAGGCCATGATCGAACGCTCCATCAAGCAGAGAGCAAACTACTGCATGGTGGAGGCCAGCACTGTCTGGGCTTTTattg GTTACCTAATGAACACTCACAAGGAGAGAGATGACGGGTTCATTGACCTCATCAAGATGTTGACGTCACCTGACCGGCAGCAGCCCATCCCATTGGTTGCTGAGAAGGTTCGGATCCTGGTGACCGGGCAGTACGAGGGGAAAGCGGTTCTATCCTACGGGAATGTCTGGCTACCTGAGAGGAAGTACAGCCAGGCATTGGCTAAGGTTGTAGGGGAAGAG GCCTGGGGAGAGATTGAGGTGGAGGTGCGATCTAACGTGTCTGTCCACGTGTACAGGGAAAGCGACATCCCCAATCGCCATGGACACTGCAACTCCAACCCTTACATCCCCAACGAACTACGTAAAAGGCTGGGAATGCCGCTACGGACACTACAAACTACCAGGaagggaaagaaaaggagatAG
- the LOC136447039 gene encoding chondroadherin-like protein gives MSHARLLFLFLLVAILSFAHACPDPCYCVVRHVWCQEARLTEVPAGIEPTVHHLDLGGNDITRLPSMSLMAYPNLRSVILGKNRLSYIPEYMFGNLTFMETLNLDNNNISKVADNGLKGLGGLKTLGLSGNRLKDVPSVALRQTRNLRHLDLSNNNIHNLIEHSFADVPFLETLNVSSNCIEKIDRQSICSLRRMKHLDLSNACLYQVPRQALVRLDQLQTLNLKGNNLKRVSVFAFGAQTYLKSLDLSMNKIIYISPDAFINGCSLQKLSLQGNSLSAVPTRALKPMKKLENVQLGHNRIRRVAPGELDSFPTVKVLGLDGNQIRSVSSRLLTRLPKFQALDISDNPLSCDCNLDKFLRWADRKLISVTHSEAGWRPYSQTCDAAATAAPVPEQEPCPAQCRCLRGPFSFCGSSDSAAQYVSVTCSRQGPWELASVPTGLPTRTRNLYLDGNKISVVREQQLLGVPELEALSLQNNQLTEVPADALRAVPDLKYLLLANNPISDVPAFAFAWVPGLTVINLANTSLTAVPSKALRLPQNLTTLHISGYIKRLKAINFVGMSSLEILVMDHNCFKSIDDVTFEPLVKLVRLGLSNACLREIPVLQIERLPELLYLDLSKNAISEVLDASFIRNPRLRELNLANNEISQISSSAFVGLAELQKLDMRHNRLPSVHMDALLAMAGNLEVLAYSFNRIRKVPDLSVMPQLTEVYLDHNELGYLNTSYGREKDILYHPVELLSLDYNPLICDCRARDLRRWMDSKQIDVSPLRGFGGTWCAAPQRLYGRSLKSVFPGELCLNRQSGRPERTKYQTEPNPFFPTSGVGEEISSLLDQVLGRGDDEEPEPDQSEATPQSSVDKVMTRLRHLSSRMSKIDDLLARLRKKPQQRSRR, from the exons ATGTCACATGCAAGACTGCTGTTCCTGTTCTTGTTAGTGGCGATATTGAGCTTCGCGCATGCGTGTCCCGACCCGTGTTACTGTGTCGTACGTCACGTGTGGTGTCAGGAGGCCAGACTCACCGAAGTGCCTGCTGGGATTGAACCAACAGTTCACCATCTCGATTTAG GTGGGAATGATATCACTCGGCTGCCATCCATGTCTCTCATGGCTTACCCGAACCTGCGCTCGGTAATCCTCGGCAAGAATCGGCTCTCGTATATTCCCGAATACATGTTCGGAAACTTGACCTTCATGGAGACGCTCAATTTagataacaacaacatcagCAAG GTTGCTGATAACGGATTAAAGGGACTCGGTGGACTCAAGACACTGGGCCTTTCCGGAAACCGGCTGAAGGACGTCCCTTCAGTGGCTTTACGTCAGACCCGGAACTTACGTCACCTGGACCTgtcaaacaacaacatccacaACCTTATAGAACATTCCTTTGCCGATGTGCCCTTCCTAG AAACCTTGAACGTGAGCTCCAACTGCATTGAGAAGATAGACAGACAATCCATCTGCTCGCTCCGCAGGATGAAACACCTGGACCTCTCCAACGCCTGCCTGTACCAG GTTCCAAGACAGGCCCTCGTCCGCCTGGACCAACTCCAGACCCTGAACCTGAAGGGAAACAACCTCAAACGCGTCTCCGTCTTCGCCTTCGGTGCTCAGACCTACCTGAAGAGTCTCGACTTAAGCATGAACAAGATCATTTACATCTCACCAGACGCCTTCATCAACGGCTGCAGCCTGCAGAAACTGAGCCTTCAAGGGAACTCTCTATCCGCCGTGCCGACTAGAGCACTCAAACCTATGAAGAAGCTGGAAAACGTGCAGCTag GGCACAACCGCATCCGGAGGGTTGCGCCGGGGGAACTGGACAGCTTCCCCACTGTGAAGGTCCTGGGACTGGACGGGAACCAGATCAGGTCCGTGTCCAGCCGCCTCCTCACGCGGCTGCCCAAGTTCCAGGCGCTGGACATCTCCGACAACCCGCTGTCCTGCGACTGCAACCTCGACAAGTTTCTACGG TGGGCTGACCGGAAGCTGATCTCTGTGACGCACTCGGAGGCTGGCTGGCGACCGTACAGTCAGACGTGTGACGCGGCGGCCACCGCCGCACCCGTCCCCGAGCAGGAACCGTGCCCTGCCCAGTGCCGCTGCCTGCGGGGTCCCTTCTCCTTCTGCGGGTCCTCGGACTCAGCCGCGCAGTACGTGTCCGTCACGTGCAGCCGTCAGGGTCCGTGGGAGCTGGCGTCTGTGCCCACCGGTCTACCGACTAGGACGAGGAACCTGTACCTGGACGGGAACAAGATCTCTGTGGTGAGGGAACAGCAGCTGCTGGGCGTTCCTGAGCTGGAGGCCTTGTCCCTACAGAACAACCAGCTCACCGAGGTACCCGCGGACGCCTTACGTGCTGTACCCGATCTGAAG TATCTCCTCCTGGCCAACAACCCGATCTCGGACGTGCCAGCCTTCGCGTTCGCCTGGGTGCCGGGTCTCACCGTGATAAACCTGGCGAACACGTCACTGACCGCCGTGCCGTCAAAGGCACTCCGCCTGCCACAAAACCTCACCACCCTACACATCAGCGGATACATCAAGCGGCTTAAAGCGATCAACTTTGtcg GTATGAGCTCACTAGAGATCCTAGTCATGGACCACAACTGCTTCAAGTccatagatgacgtcacgtttgAGCCCCTGGTCAAGCTGGTACGGTTAGGTCTCAGTAACGCCTGTTTGCGGGAAATCCCGGTACTGCAGATAGAGAGGCTTCCCGAGCTACTGTACCTCGATCTAAG CAAAAACGCCATCTCCGAAGTCTTGGACGCCTCCTTCATCCGCAATCCGCGCCTGCGCGAGCTAAATCTCGCCAACAACGAGATCTCGCAGATCTCGTCCTCTGCGTTCGTTGGGCTTGCGGAGCTGCAGAAGCTGGACATGCGTCACAACCGTCTGCCGAGTGTTCACATGGACGCACTCCTGGCCATGGCGGGGAACCTGGAGGTCCTGGCCTACAGCTTTAACAG GATCCGGAAGGTGCCGGACCTGTCCGTGATGCCCCAGCTGACGGAAGTGTACCTGGACCATAACGAGCTGGGTTACCTCAACACGAGTTACGGGCGGGAGAAGGACATCCTGTACCACCCCGTGGAGCTCCTCAGTCTGGACTACAACCCGCTGATCTGCGACTGCAG GGCCAGGGACCTTCGCCGCTGGATGGATTCCAAGCAGATCGACGTGTCCCCGTTGAGAGGGTTCGGGGGCACGTGGTGCGCCGCCCCGCAGCGCCTGTACGGGCGGAGTCTGAAGTCCGTGTTCCCGGGAGAACTCTGCCTGAACCGACAGTCGGGACGTCCAGAAAGGACCAAGTATCAAACG GAACCGAATCCATTCTTTCCAACCAGCGGCGTTGGAGAGGAGATCAGCAGCTTATTGGATCAGGTCCTGGGGCGGGGCGATGACGAGGAACCTGAGCCTGACCAATCGGAA